From Sporosarcina sp. Te-1, the proteins below share one genomic window:
- a CDS encoding ring-cleaving dioxygenase, whose protein sequence is MKKTAGIHHITAIVGHPQENADFYAGVLGLRLVKKTVNFDDPGTYHLYFGNETGEPGTIMTFFNWADAYQGQIGDGQVGVTAFAIPNGSFHFWENRLQDHQIPFTIESRFHEQYLSFSDPHGLRLELVERENVPANQWSFSGMSEKEAISGFAAATLLSSRPEETAKLLTEMGFEQIGREGDMIRFESEASIGNQVDLRMSPKGRGGMGVGVVHHIAFRAKDVYDQQEWTKLLQEKGLNVTPVQDRNYFTSIYFQEPGNILFEIATDPPGFAIDEALETMGSSLMLPPQYEQYRERLNETLIPFTVRERSGNE, encoded by the coding sequence ATGAAGAAAACGGCTGGAATTCATCATATAACCGCAATCGTTGGCCACCCTCAGGAAAACGCTGATTTTTATGCAGGCGTCCTGGGCTTGCGTCTAGTAAAAAAAACTGTGAACTTTGACGATCCAGGTACGTATCACTTGTATTTTGGAAATGAAACAGGAGAACCTGGCACTATTATGACGTTCTTCAACTGGGCGGATGCCTATCAGGGACAAATTGGAGATGGACAAGTCGGGGTAACTGCATTTGCTATACCGAATGGATCATTTCATTTCTGGGAAAACAGATTACAGGACCATCAAATCCCTTTCACTATAGAAAGTCGCTTTCACGAACAGTACTTATCATTTTCTGATCCGCATGGCCTGCGGTTGGAGCTTGTAGAAAGGGAAAATGTCCCTGCGAACCAATGGTCGTTCTCTGGCATGTCAGAAAAAGAGGCGATTAGTGGATTCGCTGCAGCAACACTTCTTTCATCCAGGCCAGAGGAAACAGCCAAACTTCTGACCGAAATGGGCTTTGAACAGATTGGCAGAGAAGGTGACATGATCCGTTTCGAATCAGAAGCCTCTATTGGGAATCAAGTCGATTTGCGTATGTCACCAAAAGGGCGCGGCGGTATGGGAGTGGGCGTTGTCCATCATATCGCTTTCCGGGCGAAGGATGTTTATGATCAGCAGGAATGGACCAAACTATTACAGGAGAAAGGTCTGAACGTAACTCCTGTTCAAGATCGTAACTATTTTACATCAATCTACTTTCAAGAACCGGGCAACATTTTATTTGAAATCGCAACGGATCCACCTGGCTTTGCCATTGACGAAGCGCTTGAAACAATGGGCTCTTCCTTGATGCTGCCTCCTCAGTATGAACAGTATCGGGAACGGCTGAATGAAACCCTCATCCCCTTTACAGTTCGTGAAAGGAGCGGAAATGAATGA
- a CDS encoding carbon starvation protein A: MNGITIVIGAVCILLIAYRLYGTFMAAKVLKLDDSKPTPAHTLEDGKDYVPTNKWVTFGHHFAAIAAAGPLVGPILAAQFGYLPGLIWLLVGAVIGGAVHDIVVLFASMRQNGQSLSEIAKKELGPVAGFCTGLAMLFIITITMAGLSLVILNALSNNPWGTFSVAATIPIAMGVGLYHKKTGNLKLATTVGFLLIMAAIAIGPSIQGTALGNFLTLEPSTIALALPIYAFFAAALPVWLLLAPRDYLSTFLKLGVFLALIVGVFFVNPTVQFPAFTEFINGGGPIIAGPVWPFVSITIACGAISGFHAFIGSGTTPKMINRWSDIKGVAFGAMLVECLVAVMALIAAVSLMPGDYFAINSTPENYAKLGMQPVHLDQLSNDVGMDLEGRTGGAISLAVGMTYIFTEIPIFKHMATYFFQFVILFEAIFILTAIDSGTRVARYLIQDFVGSFIKPLKNLNSTPANIVASLLACFMWGYLLYTGDISSVWALFGVSNQLMASIGLIIGATVILKIADKRIYVLTCLIPLAYLYVSVNYAGYWMITNVYLNESSAGYNLLNGILSITMLVLGLVIIIATAVKWTKLLKYPQNVLTERASAGTL; this comes from the coding sequence ATGAACGGAATTACGATTGTTATAGGGGCAGTCTGTATTTTGTTAATTGCATACCGTTTATACGGTACATTTATGGCAGCCAAAGTATTGAAGCTGGACGATAGCAAGCCGACACCTGCCCATACATTAGAAGATGGCAAAGACTATGTCCCAACTAACAAATGGGTGACATTCGGGCATCACTTTGCTGCAATCGCAGCTGCCGGCCCGCTAGTAGGACCTATTCTTGCTGCTCAATTTGGTTACTTGCCTGGCCTTATCTGGTTATTGGTGGGGGCCGTGATTGGCGGGGCAGTTCATGATATCGTCGTCCTTTTCGCTTCCATGAGGCAAAACGGGCAGTCCTTGTCGGAAATAGCAAAAAAGGAACTAGGACCGGTTGCGGGTTTTTGTACTGGATTAGCTATGTTATTTATTATTACGATTACAATGGCCGGCCTATCCTTAGTTATCTTGAATGCACTCAGCAACAACCCATGGGGAACATTCTCCGTTGCTGCTACCATTCCGATTGCAATGGGGGTAGGACTGTACCATAAGAAAACAGGAAATCTGAAGCTGGCGACAACTGTTGGATTCTTGCTCATTATGGCAGCAATCGCTATTGGTCCAAGTATTCAGGGAACAGCGCTTGGCAATTTTCTAACTTTAGAACCTAGCACGATTGCATTAGCCTTGCCTATCTATGCTTTTTTTGCCGCAGCATTGCCTGTGTGGCTGTTGCTGGCGCCTCGCGATTATTTGAGTACCTTTTTAAAACTAGGTGTCTTCTTAGCTTTAATTGTGGGCGTCTTCTTTGTTAATCCGACTGTTCAATTCCCGGCTTTCACGGAATTTATCAACGGCGGCGGTCCCATTATTGCAGGTCCCGTCTGGCCATTCGTATCTATTACGATCGCCTGCGGAGCCATCTCAGGGTTCCATGCGTTTATCGGTTCCGGTACAACTCCTAAAATGATCAATCGCTGGAGCGATATTAAAGGGGTTGCTTTCGGTGCGATGCTTGTGGAATGTTTAGTGGCCGTTATGGCATTGATTGCAGCAGTCTCATTAATGCCTGGAGATTATTTCGCAATAAACTCCACTCCTGAGAATTACGCAAAACTAGGAATGCAGCCGGTTCATTTGGATCAATTAAGCAATGATGTCGGAATGGACTTAGAAGGTCGTACTGGGGGCGCCATTTCATTGGCTGTCGGAATGACGTATATTTTTACGGAGATTCCAATCTTCAAGCATATGGCTACATACTTCTTCCAATTCGTTATTTTGTTTGAAGCTATTTTTATCTTAACCGCCATCGATTCGGGTACGCGAGTGGCTCGCTACTTAATTCAAGACTTTGTCGGAAGCTTCATTAAACCATTGAAAAATTTGAACTCGACACCAGCCAATATTGTAGCCAGTTTATTAGCCTGCTTCATGTGGGGATACTTGCTATATACCGGTGACATCAGCTCGGTTTGGGCCCTGTTCGGCGTATCTAACCAATTGATGGCTTCCATTGGATTGATTATCGGAGCAACTGTCATTTTAAAGATTGCCGATAAACGGATCTATGTATTGACCTGCCTGATTCCATTGGCTTACTTATATGTATCTGTCAACTACGCAGGATACTGGATGATTACCAATGTCTATTTAAATGAGAGCAGTGCAGGCTATAATTTGTTGAATGGAATCTTGTCTATTACTATGTTAGTGCTGGGCTTAGTCATTATTATTGCAACAGCCGTAAAATGGACAAAACTGTTGAAATACCCTCAAAACGTTTTGACAGAAAGAGCCAGCGCCGGTACCCTTTAA
- a CDS encoding DUF3238 domain-containing protein — protein MNFEIKHVKHEPDLISFTWNDVGGFYHVYKDGEHLYEGSVPEFQDGDFKHGKLYHYTIERVVNNGVVDVIAMQTSAFAEEKNIENPLQSLVMTTIVAKTQIALSWERIKDIEEYEVFRNGELVGTVSSNRYIDRDISLDRPYAYAIRAKRPLVESEEKLTTLKSIFSSIYGVLNPSTSQKETASETFSMIKWIGKPSDLLLPVNQRERELRPVNRWKFRYTTFLRDEWVKNPNLLSPNHYFHGDGRGFDPNGESYRTRVDIELAYDLEKHPMTFTKEVGPSIAYDYLKQFKEKKTASPDGIGLKRLDHRKEESGFLLEHSVGNPLTTAPTIDYEVKAVLRRHGTFDISGYFDPAPDHEIYLSRGEDGEWEPILQVESKGLAFMSDIIAYHYWRCSNFE, from the coding sequence ATGAACTTTGAAATTAAACATGTAAAACACGAACCTGATTTGATTTCTTTCACATGGAATGATGTCGGGGGCTTCTACCATGTATATAAAGATGGCGAACATTTATATGAAGGATCCGTGCCGGAATTTCAGGACGGCGACTTCAAACACGGCAAACTGTATCACTATACGATTGAACGGGTCGTCAATAATGGGGTTGTCGATGTCATTGCGATGCAAACATCTGCTTTTGCCGAAGAGAAAAACATTGAAAATCCGTTGCAATCACTAGTCATGACAACAATCGTCGCAAAAACACAAATCGCCCTTTCTTGGGAGCGAATCAAGGACATTGAAGAATATGAAGTGTTTCGAAACGGCGAGTTGGTGGGAACGGTCAGTTCAAATCGTTATATCGACCGAGATATTTCGTTAGATCGGCCATACGCCTATGCAATTCGGGCAAAACGGCCGCTGGTAGAATCCGAAGAAAAACTGACAACATTGAAGTCTATATTTTCTTCTATTTACGGGGTGCTGAATCCATCGACAAGTCAGAAGGAGACAGCTTCGGAAACATTTTCGATGATCAAGTGGATTGGAAAGCCGAGTGACTTGCTTCTCCCGGTAAACCAACGAGAGCGTGAGTTGAGACCCGTTAACCGTTGGAAGTTCCGTTATACAACTTTTTTGAGGGATGAATGGGTGAAAAATCCAAATTTGTTATCGCCGAATCATTATTTTCATGGAGATGGCCGTGGCTTTGATCCCAATGGAGAGTCATACCGCACACGGGTCGATATTGAACTGGCCTATGATCTTGAAAAACATCCCATGACGTTTACCAAGGAAGTCGGGCCTTCCATTGCGTACGATTATCTCAAGCAATTTAAAGAGAAAAAGACCGCCTCACCAGACGGCATTGGATTGAAACGGCTGGATCATAGGAAGGAGGAATCGGGCTTCCTATTGGAACACTCGGTCGGTAACCCGTTAACGACGGCTCCCACTATAGATTATGAAGTGAAAGCTGTGCTGCGGCGTCATGGCACATTTGACATCTCCGGCTATTTTGATCCTGCACCAGATCATGAGATTTACTTATCCCGTGGAGAAGATGGAGAATGGGAGCCGATCTTACAGGTGGAGAGCAAAGGGCTTGCCTTCATGTCGGATATCATTGCCTATCACTATTGGCGCTGCTCGAACTTCGAGTGA
- a CDS encoding VWA domain-containing protein has protein sequence MRKWTARFLMILASAFVVGGCSEEDKKEPEVSTEMSEEEPQKDTGTADKTEEEPTSETSILDEFKDMQIPDSEETFRALKPGIFTEDIPYEEETKQTWGWFGLGDYKEELTEKLGEVAAETQDPELIFKALQYYVASNAYEQVATELEEFGYDWFEPYLPEPGEKEGVGEQATEAGQAIILLDASSSMLLSIQGKQKMAIAKRATSRFASTIGMKDEVSLVVYGHAGTQNQSDKELSCTTIEEVYPMGAFDAEKFKKAVDGVEAKGWTPIAEAITYAREQTEGSTAKLTVYIVSDGAETCGGDPIAEAKAFAEGSPDRQVNIIGFDVDREGENQLKAVAEAGKGEYISADTIDELDQSITKQWLPSSYEIMGKSNSLLKHWGQGYDEMVQRFAISDRFTYASLNESDRMHEALDIMRSKQWITQEIQEEVREMIKMREQDAVRVMKELDERARIRVENERQEIVDRVDEWMDRMNKLRDTQGK, from the coding sequence ATGCGTAAGTGGACAGCTCGCTTTTTGATGATCCTAGCAAGTGCATTTGTCGTGGGTGGGTGTTCGGAGGAAGATAAGAAAGAACCTGAAGTGAGCACAGAAATGTCTGAGGAGGAACCGCAAAAAGACACCGGGACCGCGGATAAGACAGAGGAAGAACCAACGTCGGAAACAAGTATCTTGGATGAATTCAAAGATATGCAGATCCCTGATTCCGAAGAGACGTTCAGAGCTCTGAAACCGGGCATCTTTACAGAAGATATCCCATACGAAGAGGAAACCAAGCAAACATGGGGATGGTTTGGGCTTGGCGATTACAAGGAGGAGCTGACAGAGAAGCTAGGTGAGGTAGCTGCTGAGACGCAAGATCCAGAACTGATATTCAAAGCCTTGCAATATTACGTTGCCAGCAATGCATATGAACAAGTGGCTACAGAACTGGAAGAGTTCGGCTATGATTGGTTTGAGCCGTATTTGCCCGAGCCGGGTGAGAAAGAGGGAGTTGGGGAACAGGCAACCGAGGCCGGCCAAGCGATCATTTTATTGGATGCGAGCTCAAGTATGCTGCTATCAATCCAAGGGAAGCAGAAGATGGCTATTGCTAAGCGGGCGACTTCCCGTTTCGCCAGCACTATTGGCATGAAAGATGAAGTATCGTTAGTCGTATACGGCCATGCCGGTACCCAAAATCAGTCAGACAAAGAATTATCATGTACGACCATCGAAGAGGTATATCCAATGGGCGCTTTCGATGCAGAAAAGTTTAAGAAAGCTGTCGATGGAGTGGAAGCGAAAGGGTGGACGCCGATTGCCGAAGCGATTACATACGCACGTGAACAAACAGAGGGCTCTACAGCAAAATTAACTGTTTATATTGTAAGTGATGGAGCGGAAACATGTGGTGGAGACCCGATCGCCGAAGCAAAGGCATTTGCCGAGGGCAGCCCTGATCGTCAAGTGAATATCATTGGTTTTGACGTAGACCGTGAAGGCGAGAATCAATTGAAGGCTGTGGCAGAAGCAGGGAAGGGAGAATATATCTCCGCTGACACAATTGATGAACTTGATCAGTCGATTACAAAACAATGGTTGCCTTCTTCCTACGAAATCATGGGCAAGTCCAATTCACTGCTGAAGCACTGGGGCCAAGGATATGATGAAATGGTGCAGCGTTTTGCGATATCAGACCGTTTTACATATGCTTCTCTTAATGAATCGGATAGGATGCATGAGGCATTGGACATTATGCGTTCTAAACAGTGGATAACGCAAGAGATTCAGGAAGAAGTGAGGGAAATGATAAAGATGAGGGAACAGGATGCTGTCAGAGTGATGAAAGAACTGGATGAACGTGCGCGTATCCGGGTTGAGAATGAAAGACAGGAAATCGTTGATCGTGTTGATGAATGGATGGACAGGATGAATAAACTCCGCGATACCCAGGGGAAATAA
- a CDS encoding alpha/beta hydrolase: MKHIFQKGNSQKPTLLLLHGTGGTEQDLLPLGRMIDEEVSILSVRGNVLENGMPRFFKRLAEGVFDEEDLIYRTKELNAFLDEAAEEYGFDRSNIVAVGYSNGANIAASLLFHYADSLKGAILHHPMVPRRGIDLPDLTGIPVFITAGKNDPICPAQETMDLENLLVGAGAKTEVHWEMNGHSLTQTEVVAAAKWYEKNVK; encoded by the coding sequence ATGAAACATATCTTTCAAAAGGGAAACTCGCAGAAGCCAACGCTATTGTTACTCCATGGAACTGGTGGAACGGAACAGGATCTGTTGCCATTGGGACGAATGATTGATGAAGAAGTCTCTATCTTAAGTGTCCGGGGAAATGTACTGGAGAACGGAATGCCCCGCTTTTTCAAACGGCTTGCAGAAGGTGTGTTTGATGAAGAAGATCTGATTTATCGAACAAAGGAACTTAACGCATTTTTGGATGAGGCGGCGGAGGAGTATGGCTTTGACAGATCCAATATTGTGGCTGTCGGCTATTCGAATGGTGCTAATATCGCGGCGAGTTTGTTGTTTCACTATGCTGATTCATTGAAGGGTGCGATTCTACACCATCCCATGGTTCCTCGACGCGGCATTGACTTACCTGATCTAACGGGTATCCCTGTGTTCATTACGGCTGGAAAAAATGACCCAATCTGTCCTGCGCAAGAGACAATGGATTTAGAGAACTTGCTCGTGGGTGCTGGCGCGAAAACGGAAGTCCATTGGGAAATGAACGGACATTCGCTGACGCAGACGGAAGTAGTGGCAGCGGCAAAGTGGTATGAAAAAAATGTGAAATAG
- a CDS encoding TetR/AcrR family transcriptional regulator, which produces MPKIINHDERKQQIAQAMWRVILDKGMEGATVRNIAEEAGLSLGALRHYFSTQDDLLVYAMTLVTERATARIEAVVKRNLPPREMVLAVLYEIVPLNEETRAEMQVWFAFVAYVHHRKNELPIPDDGIREGIQKLIYYLNQLSLLKPGLNLELEVERLYSLIDGIAIHALLEPERLDAEKVRRTIHYHIDSICIRA; this is translated from the coding sequence ATGCCAAAAATAATTAATCATGACGAGCGGAAACAGCAAATCGCGCAGGCGATGTGGCGGGTCATTTTGGATAAAGGAATGGAAGGGGCGACAGTGAGAAATATAGCGGAAGAAGCGGGGCTCTCGCTCGGAGCGCTCCGTCATTATTTTTCTACCCAGGATGACTTGCTAGTCTATGCGATGACACTGGTGACGGAAAGGGCGACAGCCCGAATAGAAGCCGTCGTAAAAAGAAATTTGCCGCCGAGGGAAATGGTATTGGCGGTGCTTTATGAAATTGTTCCGCTCAACGAAGAGACCCGGGCAGAAATGCAGGTCTGGTTTGCTTTCGTTGCGTATGTTCATCATCGGAAAAATGAGCTGCCTATTCCGGATGATGGAATTCGGGAAGGTATTCAAAAATTGATCTATTACTTGAACCAACTCTCATTATTAAAACCAGGTCTAAATTTGGAACTGGAGGTGGAGCGGCTCTATTCCTTAATTGACGGCATTGCCATCCATGCATTGCTGGAGCCGGAACGATTGGATGCAGAGAAGGTCCGGAGAACCATTCACTATCATATCGACTCGATTTGTATCCGAGCATAA
- a CDS encoding LytTR family DNA-binding domain-containing protein: MYIVEDEPLARDELRFLLNKYDFVEVVGESENAQDALKEITELQPNLIFLDIELTDGNSLSLAKELQTALSAHAAIVFATAYDEYALTAFDLNAADYILKPIAESRLDKTLEKVRAMHGRRKEKESQMTRKESSPKVVIPVEERIILLEPERILYVESNGGKCIIVTSEQRFEVKDSLVNMEKKLSDLNFIRVHRSFIVNTHHICEIHPWFNATYNLVMKDNSRVPVSRSFVRDLKQLFEF, encoded by the coding sequence GTGTATATAGTTGAAGATGAACCTTTAGCAAGGGATGAGTTGCGATTCCTCTTAAACAAGTATGATTTTGTTGAGGTAGTCGGTGAATCAGAAAATGCACAGGATGCTCTTAAGGAGATTACTGAGTTACAGCCAAATCTCATTTTCTTAGATATTGAATTGACTGACGGTAACAGCCTGTCTCTCGCAAAGGAATTGCAAACAGCCTTATCCGCCCATGCCGCGATTGTATTTGCAACTGCTTATGATGAGTATGCACTTACCGCATTCGACTTGAATGCAGCCGACTATATTTTGAAACCCATTGCCGAATCCCGGCTTGATAAGACGTTGGAAAAAGTAAGGGCCATGCATGGAAGAAGAAAAGAAAAAGAGTCTCAAATGACCAGAAAAGAGTCCAGTCCCAAAGTTGTTATTCCTGTAGAAGAACGAATTATCCTCTTAGAACCGGAAAGAATTCTGTATGTTGAATCAAACGGCGGCAAATGTATTATTGTGACATCCGAGCAACGTTTTGAAGTAAAAGACTCTTTAGTCAATATGGAAAAAAAATTGTCCGATCTTAACTTTATTCGTGTCCATCGCAGCTTTATCGTAAATACACACCATATTTGTGAGATACATCCTTGGTTCAATGCAACGTACAACTTAGTAATGAAGGATAATTCCCGCGTTCCCGTCAGCCGGTCATTCGTCCGGGACTTAAAACAATTATTCGAATTTTGA
- the wrbA gene encoding NAD(P)H:quinone oxidoreductase, with protein sequence MKTAIVYYSSGGTNYQLAKWAAEAAKEAGSEVRIVKAAETAPQEAIDSNPAWKANVEATKDVPEVKPDDLEWADAIIFSVPTRFGNMPGQMKNFLDTTGGLWAKGKLANKAVSAMSSAQNPHGGQEATILSLYTTIYHWGAIVVAPGYTDPVTFGAGGNPYGTSVTVGQDGKMIEDVQDAVKHQAKRTVQVAKALKNMES encoded by the coding sequence GTGAAAACAGCAATTGTCTATTACAGTTCAGGCGGTACCAATTATCAATTGGCAAAGTGGGCAGCAGAAGCTGCAAAGGAAGCTGGGTCTGAGGTGCGAATTGTAAAAGCGGCAGAGACAGCTCCACAAGAAGCCATTGACTCTAACCCAGCGTGGAAAGCGAATGTGGAAGCGACCAAGGATGTGCCCGAAGTCAAACCGGATGATCTCGAATGGGCGGATGCCATCATTTTCAGCGTGCCTACACGTTTCGGCAATATGCCGGGGCAAATGAAGAACTTCCTGGATACGACTGGCGGTCTTTGGGCAAAAGGAAAGCTGGCAAACAAAGCAGTCAGCGCCATGTCGTCCGCTCAAAATCCGCACGGCGGCCAAGAGGCGACCATCCTGTCTCTTTATACAACCATATATCACTGGGGTGCCATCGTAGTAGCGCCGGGTTACACAGATCCCGTTACATTCGGTGCAGGTGGCAACCCGTATGGCACGAGTGTTACTGTCGGTCAGGATGGTAAAATGATTGAGGATGTTCAAGACGCGGTCAAACATCAGGCAAAACGCACTGTACAAGTAGCAAAAGCTTTGAAAAATATGGAATCGTAA
- a CDS encoding sensor histidine kinase: MVAHLILYMIEKVGIILIVAFLLSHMKSFRRIFQEDSTRNEKLVLICLFGGFGLVSNYTGIEVFQDTISNQGILLDIEPNNAIANTRVMGAVIGGMLGGPVVGLGAGLIAGLHRYTFGGFTAFACSLAVVLAGVLAGYAGRYKLKHGKRITASFAIKVGMLLEALQMIIILLLAKPFEQAWHLVQIIGLPMITINGLGILLFMMIMQSIMKDQSRARANQTSLVFSIAERTLPYFKQGLNGESSKAIASILLESTEADAVAITDTTRVLSHVGVGTDHHISMGELVTGLTKNVIEQGRICVARTKDEIYCSSANCPLEAAIVLPLKVQHNTAGTLKMYYVDSHKLDDVQQQMAEGLANLFSTQLELAEVERQSKLLQDAEIRALHTQIHPHFLFNSLNSISVLCRTDPTKARDLMLELSLFFRSNLQGARQMFIPLEKEIENVTAYLSLEKARFPDKYEVEIQVDSSLLDFHIPPFLLQPLVENAIHHGLSKGKSKGMISIDITQQTDHLEIIVQDNGVGISSNTLMVLGKQTVLSETGTGTSIDNISKRLEGLYKGQASISFKTLPGSGTTVFICIPLHFKKGDLSIAESVYS, translated from the coding sequence TTTATATATGATCGAAAAAGTAGGGATCATATTAATTGTGGCTTTCCTTCTATCGCATATGAAATCGTTCCGACGAATTTTCCAAGAAGATAGTACGAGGAATGAAAAGCTGGTGTTGATCTGCTTGTTTGGCGGATTCGGCTTAGTCAGTAATTATACCGGAATTGAAGTTTTCCAAGATACCATTTCCAATCAGGGAATTCTCCTAGATATAGAACCTAATAATGCCATAGCGAACACCAGAGTGATGGGGGCAGTAATCGGCGGGATGCTCGGCGGCCCTGTTGTCGGATTGGGAGCTGGACTGATCGCGGGTCTCCATCGATATACATTTGGCGGCTTCACTGCTTTCGCCTGTTCTCTCGCAGTTGTTTTAGCAGGAGTATTAGCTGGTTATGCCGGGCGATATAAATTAAAACACGGTAAACGGATTACCGCATCCTTCGCCATTAAAGTCGGGATGCTGCTTGAAGCATTGCAAATGATCATCATCCTTCTTCTCGCCAAGCCCTTTGAACAAGCTTGGCATTTAGTTCAAATTATCGGGCTTCCCATGATCACAATCAATGGCTTAGGCATTCTTTTATTCATGATGATCATGCAATCCATTATGAAAGACCAGAGTAGGGCTCGGGCAAACCAGACGAGCCTTGTTTTTTCTATTGCTGAAAGGACACTGCCTTATTTCAAACAAGGGCTGAATGGGGAGTCGAGTAAAGCGATCGCCTCCATCTTATTGGAAAGCACAGAAGCCGATGCGGTGGCGATTACAGATACCACGCGCGTTCTGTCACACGTCGGTGTAGGCACCGATCATCATATATCAATGGGCGAATTAGTCACAGGGCTTACTAAAAACGTCATTGAGCAAGGGCGAATCTGTGTAGCCCGAACAAAGGATGAAATTTATTGCAGTTCCGCAAACTGCCCATTGGAAGCTGCCATTGTCTTGCCTTTAAAAGTCCAACATAACACTGCAGGCACCTTGAAAATGTACTATGTGGACAGCCATAAGTTAGATGATGTCCAGCAGCAAATGGCGGAAGGATTAGCCAATTTATTCTCTACCCAACTGGAGCTCGCCGAGGTGGAAAGGCAATCAAAATTATTGCAGGACGCTGAAATTCGCGCATTACATACGCAAATTCATCCCCACTTCCTGTTCAACAGCCTGAATTCGATTTCCGTCTTATGCAGGACAGATCCCACGAAGGCGAGAGATCTCATGTTAGAGCTCAGTTTATTTTTCCGCAGCAACCTCCAAGGAGCCCGACAGATGTTTATTCCATTGGAAAAAGAGATTGAAAACGTTACCGCCTATCTATCCTTGGAGAAGGCCCGTTTCCCTGATAAATATGAGGTCGAAATCCAAGTAGATTCAAGTTTACTCGATTTCCATATTCCTCCTTTCCTGCTCCAACCCTTAGTTGAAAATGCGATTCACCACGGATTGAGCAAAGGAAAGTCCAAAGGAATGATCTCTATTGACATTACACAACAGACCGATCATTTGGAAATCATTGTTCAGGACAATGGTGTCGGGATTTCATCAAATACGCTGATGGTATTGGGCAAACAAACCGTCCTTTCGGAAACGGGCACCGGTACGAGCATAGACAATATCAGTAAACGTTTGGAAGGTCTCTACAAAGGACAGGCCTCCATTTCATTCAAGACGCTTCCTGGTTCAGGGACAACGGTATTCATTTGCATTCCACTTCATTTCAAAAAGGGGGACCTGTCGATTGCTGAAAGTGTATATAGTTGA